The region GATCGTACCAGGCTCAGCTTCTGCAGGGTTCGTAGCGCCCATAAGCTCTCTGTTCTTAGCCATTGCATTTTCACCTTCAAGTACTGTTACAACCACAGGTCCTGAGATCATGAAGTCTACAAGGTCTTTAAAGAAAGGTCTTTCAGAGTGGATAGCATAAAATGCTTCTGCATCTACACGAGAAAGTCTTGTTTTTTTCGTTGCTGCGATTCTAAGGCCTGCTGCTTCAAATCTTGCAAGAATCTGTCCTACAACATTTTTAGCTACTGCATCTGGTTTGATGATTGATAATGTTTGTTCCATACTTATATTCCTAAGCGATTAATTTACTTCCAAATTACATTTACTGGAGAGTATTCGGCCGGAATTTTACCTAAAAAAGTATTAAAATAAGTTTAAGTTTTGAGAGAGTTAAGGGAGTATAAATTGAGACTACCAAGAGGTAGTCTCTTTAAAGTACTAAAAATTAGTCTTCTACAACATTTTTATGCGCTGCTCTATCTTCCAATGAAATATCATCTCTCATTGGCATTTCAGCATCTGGATTTTCCATAACGTAATCTAGACCATCAATATAGTTTCCACCATTGAAGTACTCTTTATGCTCAGCAGTGAATGGCATATCCCAAGTAATACAACCTTCAGTTGGACATGCTTCAGCACATGCTGGAGAGTCGAAGTGATCTACACACTCAACACATTTGTCAGGATATACATAGTAGTACTCCTCACCCGTTGGATTATCATCCTCATCTACAATTGCTTCTACTGGACATTCGTCAATACAAGCTGCACAGTTTATACATGTGTCACCAATAATTACTGCCATTTTTATTCCTTTTTATTAATATAGAAATTACTATAGCTAAAGATATTTAAAAAAAGTTTAAACCCTTTAGATAATTTGTTAAAGTGCACAAAAAGGTACAATTCATTACACTATTCTAAACTAGATATTTAAATATCTTTTTATATCCTCTACTCTATCTGTCTTCTCCCAGCTGAAACCTTCTTCTTCTCTTCCGAAGTGACCATAAGCTGCTGTCCTGCGGTAGATAGGTTTAAGCAGATCCAGCGCATCCATGATACCTTTAGGTGTAAGATCGAAAAGTGATTCCACACAAGCAGTGATCTTCGATTCATCCACCGTTGCCGTACCATGTGTATCTACATAGATAGAGATCGGTTTAACGACACCGATCGCATACGCTATTTGCAGTGTTGCTTTATCACATACGCCTGCAGCTACAAGGTTTTTTGCTACGTATCTTGCCGCATAGGCAGCAGAACGATCCACTTTTGTAGGATCTTTACCCGAGAAAGCTCCTCCACCATGAGGGCAAGAACCCCCATAGGTGTCTACGATGATCTTTCTACCTGTAAGTCCGGCATCCCCTTGAGGACCGCCGATCACAAAACGTCCCGTAGGATTGATATGGTAGACAATATCATCAGACATCAACTCTGCCGGTATGACTGCTTTGATCACTTCTTCAAGTACCGCTTTTTGTACCTGCTCAAGTGTTACTTCGGGATGATGCTGTGTTGAGACAACGATAGTGTCTATAGCAACCGGTTTGCCATCTACATACTTCACTGAAACCTGTGCTTTCCCGTCGGGTCGTAAAAACGGGACAGTACCATTTTTACGAACCTCTGCCAGTTTAGCTGTGATCTTATGTGCAAGTGAGATAGGCAAAGGCATAAGCTCTTTGGTCTCATTACAGGCATATCCGAACATCAATCCCTGGTCGCCCGCACCGATCTCACCAGAAGCTTGGTCCACACCTTGATTGATATCCGGGCTCTGTTCCCCTATACCATTGAGCACTCCTGCAGACCTATAGTCAAAACCATAACTTGCATCCGTGTACCCTATCTCTCTTACCACCTCTCTTGCAATCTCTTGCATCGGTGCATACGCTACTGTTTTTAGTTCTCCTGCAATAACACAAAAACCATTACTCAATAACGTCTCACAAGCCACTCTGGCCTGTGGATCTTTTTCGATGATATAATCAAGTATAGCATCTGAGATCTGATCAGCCATTTTATCTGGATGACCCTCGGTTACCGATTCACTTGTAAAAATGTATTCGTTAGCCATTTTTTTCCTTTAATGTATTTCTCTCACTTCTGCTCTACAGAGCAATGTCGATAAATCACTCCATGATTTTGCTGAAGTTTCGCCATTCGGCTCAGAGAATTTTGAAATATTTGTTCACTGTCACTGAACTTGATAAAACACCTAAAAAGGTACTTTATCAAATACAGAGTTCATGTAGAAGAAACCTCCTCTACACGATTCTTTTTGCCAATTGCTCAGGCAGTATCCCCAAGGACTCTTCTACCAACTTGGTATTGCCATGTGTGATAAATGCATCACTATACTCGAATGTGGTTAGCTCTATATCTTTGATCTTCTTTTGGCTTAAAAATTCTAAGATCGCTGAACCTACCCCACCCTGTGCTGCAGAATCTGAAAAAACAAACCATTTTTTGTACTGAGTACTTAAAGTCACAAGCATCTCTTCATCCAATGGCTTTACAAAACGCAGATCCAACACTGCAGGGTTTGCTTCAACAAGTTCAGCCACTTTTTGGGCGCGTCCGACACCATTACCATATCCGATAAAGAGTATCTCTTCCCCCTCTTTGAGTAAAACAGACTTCCCTAACTCATAGGCCGGACTATCTGTGTTTTCTGCCAAGAATGCCCCTCTAGGGTATCTAAAAGCACAAGGATGGTCATACTCTTTGGCAAATCTCATACAGAGTTTCATCGTTGTTTCATTGTAGGGTGCAAGCAGTGTCATATTGGGTATGCTTCTTAAATAAGAAATATCAAAAGCACCCTGGTGTGTCTCTCCATCTTCTCCTACAATACCTGCTCTGTCCAATGCAAAAGCGACACCTAGATCCATAAGTGCTATATCATGGATGACTTGATCATATCCGCGCTGTAAGAATGTCGAGTAGATCGTACAGAAGGGTTTAAACCCTTCTTTTGCCAATGGACCCATGGAAGTCACAGCATGCTGCTCTGCTATGGCAACATCCCAAAAACGCTCAGGGTATTTTTCAATGGCAGCACTTAAGCCCGTACCGCTCGGCATTGCAGCCGTCACCCCCACTACTTTGTCATCTTCATCTGCAAGTTCTACTAGGGTATCAGAAAAAATAGCTGTTGCAGCTTTAGCACAACCGGCCTTTTTAGGCGCTTCACCTGTTTTTAGATCAAAAGCACTAACCCCATGCCAATGTTCTTTGGTCCCTTCAGCTATCTCATAGCCTTTTCCTTTTGTGGTTTGCGCATGGATGATCACTGGTTTATGCAATGCTTTAGCGACTTCCATCGTCTCTACTAAAGATTCAATATCGTGTCCGTCCACAGGTCCGATGTATTCTATTCCCATCTCTTCGAACAAAATACCCGGTGTGATAAGTTTGAAAGACTCTTCAAACCGTTTTGCCATATAGGTTGCACCCTCAGGCAAATGATCAAGAACTTTTTCTACTTTTCCCTTGAACTTCTGATAAAATGAACCGGCCATCGTTTGAGAAAGCAGTTTACTGATGGCACCTATGGGTTTAGCGATACTCATCTCATTGTCATTCAGAATGATCACTACAGGGTATTTTCTGTCACCCAGTTCGTTCAGAGCCTCATATACCATTCCCGCAGACATACTTCCATCACCGATGAAGGCAACAGGTATTCTCTCCTCACCTTTCAGTTCTATGGCTTTGGCTGCACCTACCGCAAGTGAGATAGAGG is a window of Sulfurovum sp. TSL6 DNA encoding:
- the ndk gene encoding nucleoside-diphosphate kinase, which translates into the protein MEQTLSIIKPDAVAKNVVGQILARFEAAGLRIAATKKTRLSRVDAEAFYAIHSERPFFKDLVDFMISGPVVVTVLEGENAMAKNRELMGATNPAEAEPGTIRADFADSIDANAVHGSDSVENAINEINFFFAQREIH
- the metK gene encoding methionine adenosyltransferase, yielding MANEYIFTSESVTEGHPDKMADQISDAILDYIIEKDPQARVACETLLSNGFCVIAGELKTVAYAPMQEIAREVVREIGYTDASYGFDYRSAGVLNGIGEQSPDINQGVDQASGEIGAGDQGLMFGYACNETKELMPLPISLAHKITAKLAEVRKNGTVPFLRPDGKAQVSVKYVDGKPVAIDTIVVSTQHHPEVTLEQVQKAVLEEVIKAVIPAELMSDDIVYHINPTGRFVIGGPQGDAGLTGRKIIVDTYGGSCPHGGGAFSGKDPTKVDRSAAYAARYVAKNLVAAGVCDKATLQIAYAIGVVKPISIYVDTHGTATVDESKITACVESLFDLTPKGIMDALDLLKPIYRRTAAYGHFGREEEGFSWEKTDRVEDIKRYLNI
- the dxs gene encoding 1-deoxy-D-xylulose-5-phosphate synthase, producing MIDIKTHSIDELNTLAGEIRQKILDTVSKNGGHLSSTMGATDLIVAMHKVFDVEKDPFIFDVSHQAYAHKLLTDRWDRFDSLRQFGGICGYTKPKESKYDYYVAGHSSTSISLAVGAAKAIELKGEERIPVAFIGDGSMSAGMVYEALNELGDRKYPVVIILNDNEMSIAKPIGAISKLLSQTMAGSFYQKFKGKVEKVLDHLPEGATYMAKRFEESFKLITPGILFEEMGIEYIGPVDGHDIESLVETMEVAKALHKPVIIHAQTTKGKGYEIAEGTKEHWHGVSAFDLKTGEAPKKAGCAKAATAIFSDTLVELADEDDKVVGVTAAMPSGTGLSAAIEKYPERFWDVAIAEQHAVTSMGPLAKEGFKPFCTIYSTFLQRGYDQVIHDIALMDLGVAFALDRAGIVGEDGETHQGAFDISYLRSIPNMTLLAPYNETTMKLCMRFAKEYDHPCAFRYPRGAFLAENTDSPAYELGKSVLLKEGEEILFIGYGNGVGRAQKVAELVEANPAVLDLRFVKPLDEEMLVTLSTQYKKWFVFSDSAAQGGVGSAILEFLSQKKIKDIELTTFEYSDAFITHGNTKLVEESLGILPEQLAKRIV